A DNA window from Oscarella lobularis chromosome 8, ooOscLobu1.1, whole genome shotgun sequence contains the following coding sequences:
- the LOC136190718 gene encoding voltage-dependent L-type calcium channel subunit beta-3-like: MESSEDTWANDSAAGVQLQLFRERFAQQRDSKRRSSLWGRLRSVLPRNRSRSVLEAMAEVAENSKATTSELVVEDELSLAKERLKKAGSMTVAFAVRTFVTYNGSKDEDCPLPGCAVTFRANDYLHITEKFNDDWWIGRVVEEGSSFGFIPSAKRLESRTGSWGSLPRGKALKEELSGPHSDPLSSPRNLSNQSNFEVPSGLLSPHTVPTRRRMSLMATFKKPEPPKIYESVPLTRPILLIGPSLKGLEITDSMQKPLLDCIKKTFKDRLKVVSLNARRAILFKPGIPVIRTTSSSIPADVKEKATEVFDAAKSLDLVLLESNISFPSELAKTSLAPLIVCIRITSQKVLKKLIKSRGKSQTKRLSEQLLAAEKLAEINPSAFDLLLEETKLGEVRDKLVAFLEQYWRAVHPLKSSPRRSRGSGVKGQPRPYRRSFTVLSGIRTSERGIVGRTEEKVTVNLDATVRRPGIRVRPPSESFEEAMKRRSSGSGNDVLPSPFEAYDSAKLSPEVLLCQPRMERTRLNSA, encoded by the exons ATGGAGTCGAGCGAGGACACCTGGGCGAACGATTCGGCTGCCGGTGTGCAGCTGCAACTGTTCAGGGAGAGATTCGCTCAGCAAAGAGattcgaaacgtcgatcA TCGCTTTGGGGTCGCTTGAGAAGCGTTTTACCTCGAAACCGCAGTCGTTCAGTTCTAGAAGCAATGGCTGAG GTTGCTGAAAATTCAAAGGCAACTACATCAGAATTGGTTGTTGAGGACGAACTGAGCTTAGCTAAGGAGCGCTTGAAAAAGGCCGGG TCAATGACGGTCGCCTTTGCTGTGCGCACGTTCGTTACATACAACGGCAGTAAGGATGAAGACTGTCCGTTGCCTGGATGTGCGGTAACTTTTAGAGCGAACGATTACCTGCACATTACAGAA AAGTTTAACGACGATTGGTGGATAGGTCGAGTCGTCGAGGAGGGATCTTCATTTGGATTTATACCGAG TGCCAAACGGTTGGAAAGCAGGACTGGTTCCTGGGGTAGCTTGCCGAGAGGAAAAGCATTGAAGG AGGAGTTGAGCGGACCGCACTCCGATCCTTTGTCTAGTCCACGAAATCTGTCCAATCAGTCTAATTTTGAAGTCCCGTCTGGTTTACTCTCGCCTCACACCGTTCCCACTAGACGCAGAATGAGTCTGATGGCGACTTTCAAAAAG CCTGAGCCACCAAAAATATACGAGTCCGTGCCTCTGACAAGGCCCATACTTCTTATAGGACCATCTCTAAAGGGTCTTGAA ATTACGGACAGTATGCAAAAGCCTTTGCTTGATTGCATCAAGAAAACGTTCAAAGACAG GCTTAAGGTTGTATCGTTGAATGCGAGACGTGCGATTCTGTTCAAACCAGGCATTCCAGTCATTCGcacaacgtcgtcatcaatcCCCG CTGATGTCAAGGAAAAGGCCACCGAGGTCTTCGATGCGGCCAAAAGCCTCGATTTGGTGCTTCTTGAATCGAACATATCTTTTCCTTCCGAATTGGCCAAGACGTCGTTGGCTCCCCTAATCGTATGCATACGCATCACGTCGCAGAAG GTTCTCAAAAAACTAATCAAATCCCGAGGAAAATCTCAGACAAAACGGCTAAGCGAACAGCTGCTTGCCGCTGAAAAACTCGCAGAAATAAACCCG TCTGCATTTGATTTGCTGCTGGAAGAGACGAAACTAGGCGAAGTTCGAGATAAgctcgtcgcctttctgGAGCAGTACTGGCGAGCAGTGCATCCTCTCAAGAGTTCTCCGCGTCGTTCGCGCGGCAGCGGCGTCAAGGGACAGCCTCGTCCTTACAGGCGAAGTTTTACGGTGCTTTCCGGCATTCGAACCTCCGAACGAGGCATCGTCGGTCGGACGGAGGAAAAGGTCACCGTCAATTTGGATGCTACCGTACGTCGTCCCGGCATTCGCGTGCGACCTCCGTCCGAGTCGTTTGAAGAGGCGATGAAGCGACGGAGCTCGGGAAGTGGTAACGATGTGCTTCCTTCGCCTTTTGAAGCGTACGATTCTGCAAAGTTGTCGCCGGAAGTGTTGCTATGCCAACCGCGAATGGAGCGTACACGACTCAACAGTGCATGA
- the LOC136190716 gene encoding ESF1 homolog isoform X1 yields MADDPRFARISSDPRFKPTPKHARKVKIDPRFRGMFTEKSFKTHYARDKRGRKVNQSSNDDLRRFYDLEEDEDNESPDESRIEKKKDRAKDTDIDYARGEGPSSSSSSEDEEEEEEKIEMEPGVLHSWGELDTNVDVGDEVTRRLAVCNMDWDRVTATDLFVLLSSFKPTGGVVTSVKIYPSEFGLERMSAEDRVGPAELVDDDSENSTPNNSEGASFSVEKLRQYQLNRLKYYYAVVECDSTTTASAIYETCDGMEYELSASRIDLRFVPDDMEFDHDPVSVAEDIPAGYKPPEFATSALQQTQVTLTWDETDYKRQKATTKNYTKEELKDIDFKEYLASSDDEDDDEENDDDDEDVGNETASTMSVQEKRALKYRSLLDTIEEKTETSEGMEMEVTWEPGLKEGVEELVQRKEAAAAGGGELTPWEQYLKTRKEKKKERKKSRKIADKATKSSETGEASGDDGGFDDAFFATKSQFTMLASAKTKKKKKRRDQANLTAEETKKRDELELLLMDDDEDAGKTHFNLKKLLASEKDKGSKKRSKKQDKARDTDSNVSPISTKHSSRDAKMAPVAKDDFKMDLNDPRFDALFTSNQYAVDPSDPRFKATRGSKAIVVEGQRRKRQRDDDAGDVSGPAPRRVGGDASVAALVTSVKAKAASFRAAKARKSTH; encoded by the exons ATGGCGGACGATCCTCGTTTCGCACGAATATCGTCGGATCCTCGCTTTAAG CCCACACCGAAACATGCGCGAAAAGTCAAAATCGATCCTCGTTTTCGCGGCATGTTCACCGAGAAATCGTTCAAGACGCACT ACGCTCGAGACAAACGCGGACGAAAAGTCAATCAAtcttcgaacgacgaccTAAGACGATTCTACGAcctcgaagaagacgaagacaacgAATCCCCAGACGAAAGCAGaatcgagaaaaagaaagacagaGCCAAGGACACAGATATAGACTACGCGAGAGGCGAAGGcccgtcgtcatcatcatcttccgaagacgaagaagaagaggaggagaaaatcgagatGGAACCAGGA GTTTTGCATAGTTGGGGTGAACTCGAtacgaacgtcgacgtcggcgacgaggtgACGCGACGGCTTGCCGTTTGCAACATGGATTGGGATAGAGTAACGGCAACTGATCTATTCG TTCTACTTAGTTCTTTCAAGCCAACAGGCGGTGTTGTGACTTCCGTGAAG ATTTATCCGTCCGAGTTTGGCTTGGAACGTATGTCAGCCGAAGACCGGGTTGGTCCAGCCGAATTAGTTGATGACGACAGCGAAAATTCAACGCCGAATAATAGTGAA GGTGCTTCCTTCTCTGTGGAAAAGCTGCGTCAGTATCAGCTCAATCGACTCAAATATTATTATGCTGTAGTCGAGTGCGATTCAACGA CAACGGCCTCCGCCATTTATGAAACCTGCGACGGCATGGAATATGAATTATCCGCCTCCAGGATTGATCTCAG ATTCGTTCCCGATGATATGGAGTTTGATCATGATCCGGTGTCCGTTGCGGAAGATATTCCCGCTGGATACAAGCCACCAGA GTTTGCCACGTCGGCGCTTCAGCAGACGCAGGTGACGCTCACGTGGGACGAGACGGACTACAAACGacagaaagcgacgacgaaaaa CTACACTAAGGAAGAACTAAAGGATATAGACTTCAAAGAATATTTGGCGTCGTCCGATGATGaggatgatgacgaagagaatgacgacgacgacgaagacgtagGGAATGAGACTGCAAGCACGATGTCTGTACAGGAGAAACGAGCACTAAAATACCGG AGTCTTCTTGACACGATCGAGGAGAAAACGGAGACGAGCGAGGGAATGGAAATGGAAGTGACGTGGGAGCCCG GATTGAAAGAAGGCGTCGAGGAGCTCGTACAGAGAAAAGAAG cggcggcggctgggGGAGGGGAACTGACCCCGTGGGAACAGTATCTCAAAACGcgtaaagagaaaaagaaggaaagaaagaagagccgAAAA ATAGCGGacaaagcgacgaaatcaaGCGAG ACTGGGGAAGCGTCGGGGGACGACGGgggcttcgacgacgcatttttcgcgacgaaatcgcaaTTTACG ATGCTCGCGtcagcgaaaacgaaaaagaagaaaaagcgacgcgATCAAGCGAATCTGACGGcggaagagacgaagaaacgg GACGAGCTCGAACTTCTTCTcatggacgacgacgaagacgccggcAAGACGCATTTCAATTTGAAG AAGCTGCTGGCGTCAGAAAAAGATAAAGGGTCAAAGAAGAGGAGTAAAAAACAAGATAAGGCACGAGATACAGACTCGAATGTTTCCCCTATCTCTACTAAACACTCCTCCCGCGATGCGAAGATGGCTCCCGTTGCGAAAGACGACTTCAAAATGGACTTGAATGATCCGCGTTTCGACGCGCTCTTCACGTCGAATCAATACGCCGTCGATCCGTCCGATCCCCGATTCAA GGCGACGCGCGGCTCGaaagcgatcgtcgtcgaagggcAGCGACGCAAACgacaacgcgacgacgatgctgGGGACGTCTCAG GTCCGGCGCCTCGTCGAGTGGGCGGCGACGCCAG CGTGGCCGCGCTCGTGACGTCAGtcaaagcgaaagcggcgtcgtttcgtgcGGCAAAGGCGCGTAAATCGACTCATTAG
- the LOC136190716 gene encoding ESF1 homolog isoform X2, giving the protein MADDPRFARISSDPRFKPTPKHARKVKIDPRFRGMFTEKSFKTHYARDKRGRKVNQSSNDDLRRFYDLEEDEDNESPDESRIEKKKDRAKDTDIDYARGEGPSSSSSSEDEEEEEEKIEMEPGVLHSWGELDTNVDVGDEVTRRLAVCNMDWDRVTATDLFVLLSSFKPTGGVVTSVKIYPSEFGLERMSAEDRVGPAELVDDDSENSTPNNSEGASFSVEKLRQYQLNRLKYYYAVVECDSTTTASAIYETCDGMEYELSASRIDLRFVPDDMEFDHDPVSVAEDIPAGYKPPEFATSALQQTQVTLTWDETDYKRQKATTKNYTKEELKDIDFKEYLASSDDEDDDEENDDDDEDVGNETASTMSVQEKRALKYRSLLDTIEEKTETSEGMEMEVTWEPGLKEGVEELVQRKEAAAAGGGELTPWEQYLKTRKEKKKERKKSRKIADKATKSSETGEASGDDGGFDDAFFATKSQFTMLASAKTKKKKKRRDQANLTAEETKKRDELELLLMDDDEDAGKTHFNLKKLLASEKDKGSKKRSKKQDKMAPVAKDDFKMDLNDPRFDALFTSNQYAVDPSDPRFKATRGSKAIVVEGQRRKRQRDDDAGDVSGPAPRRVGGDASVAALVTSVKAKAASFRAAKARKSTH; this is encoded by the exons ATGGCGGACGATCCTCGTTTCGCACGAATATCGTCGGATCCTCGCTTTAAG CCCACACCGAAACATGCGCGAAAAGTCAAAATCGATCCTCGTTTTCGCGGCATGTTCACCGAGAAATCGTTCAAGACGCACT ACGCTCGAGACAAACGCGGACGAAAAGTCAATCAAtcttcgaacgacgaccTAAGACGATTCTACGAcctcgaagaagacgaagacaacgAATCCCCAGACGAAAGCAGaatcgagaaaaagaaagacagaGCCAAGGACACAGATATAGACTACGCGAGAGGCGAAGGcccgtcgtcatcatcatcttccgaagacgaagaagaagaggaggagaaaatcgagatGGAACCAGGA GTTTTGCATAGTTGGGGTGAACTCGAtacgaacgtcgacgtcggcgacgaggtgACGCGACGGCTTGCCGTTTGCAACATGGATTGGGATAGAGTAACGGCAACTGATCTATTCG TTCTACTTAGTTCTTTCAAGCCAACAGGCGGTGTTGTGACTTCCGTGAAG ATTTATCCGTCCGAGTTTGGCTTGGAACGTATGTCAGCCGAAGACCGGGTTGGTCCAGCCGAATTAGTTGATGACGACAGCGAAAATTCAACGCCGAATAATAGTGAA GGTGCTTCCTTCTCTGTGGAAAAGCTGCGTCAGTATCAGCTCAATCGACTCAAATATTATTATGCTGTAGTCGAGTGCGATTCAACGA CAACGGCCTCCGCCATTTATGAAACCTGCGACGGCATGGAATATGAATTATCCGCCTCCAGGATTGATCTCAG ATTCGTTCCCGATGATATGGAGTTTGATCATGATCCGGTGTCCGTTGCGGAAGATATTCCCGCTGGATACAAGCCACCAGA GTTTGCCACGTCGGCGCTTCAGCAGACGCAGGTGACGCTCACGTGGGACGAGACGGACTACAAACGacagaaagcgacgacgaaaaa CTACACTAAGGAAGAACTAAAGGATATAGACTTCAAAGAATATTTGGCGTCGTCCGATGATGaggatgatgacgaagagaatgacgacgacgacgaagacgtagGGAATGAGACTGCAAGCACGATGTCTGTACAGGAGAAACGAGCACTAAAATACCGG AGTCTTCTTGACACGATCGAGGAGAAAACGGAGACGAGCGAGGGAATGGAAATGGAAGTGACGTGGGAGCCCG GATTGAAAGAAGGCGTCGAGGAGCTCGTACAGAGAAAAGAAG cggcggcggctgggGGAGGGGAACTGACCCCGTGGGAACAGTATCTCAAAACGcgtaaagagaaaaagaaggaaagaaagaagagccgAAAA ATAGCGGacaaagcgacgaaatcaaGCGAG ACTGGGGAAGCGTCGGGGGACGACGGgggcttcgacgacgcatttttcgcgacgaaatcgcaaTTTACG ATGCTCGCGtcagcgaaaacgaaaaagaagaaaaagcgacgcgATCAAGCGAATCTGACGGcggaagagacgaagaaacgg GACGAGCTCGAACTTCTTCTcatggacgacgacgaagacgccggcAAGACGCATTTCAATTTGAAG AAGCTGCTGGCGTCAGAAAAAGATAAAGGGTCAAAGAAGAGGAGTAAAAAACAAGATAAG ATGGCTCCCGTTGCGAAAGACGACTTCAAAATGGACTTGAATGATCCGCGTTTCGACGCGCTCTTCACGTCGAATCAATACGCCGTCGATCCGTCCGATCCCCGATTCAA GGCGACGCGCGGCTCGaaagcgatcgtcgtcgaagggcAGCGACGCAAACgacaacgcgacgacgatgctgGGGACGTCTCAG GTCCGGCGCCTCGTCGAGTGGGCGGCGACGCCAG CGTGGCCGCGCTCGTGACGTCAGtcaaagcgaaagcggcgtcgtttcgtgcGGCAAAGGCGCGTAAATCGACTCATTAG
- the LOC136190717 gene encoding dual specificity calcium/calmodulin-dependent 3',5'-cyclic nucleotide phosphodiesterase 1B-like isoform X1, which yields MGNAVKQQPTVVNSTSDSASEAKKTRTPPPPPAPEVHSGEKEELATRFGLAGGGGRPTRTDAENDTTSSGVGSLNPEEEMSGVATTATTATATIEDPEKPEVVEAATRLRSLLDQLEKGESIDSKDLKASLTCAVAVLENSAKPEQTVEELPEVTREAVPDQVRDWLASTFTSKAQASVRRRSGGAIKHLRGVVHAVRWNIKMDKVYKQVVGGVSYPIGVKDHFQNLDEWTYDVFELDKLTGRQPLRFVGLELFKRHDLLTKFKVNQPTLDAFLQQIEAGYKKHGNSYHNATHAADVLQGIHSLLWKTGIKRSLSELEIFASLVAAIIHDFEHTGTTNSFHVQCRSEMALLYNDKSVLENHHLSAAFHLMQRSDFNILSGLSAEDYKEFRALVIEMVLATDMSAHFQMVKSMKALVTAPDVTPDSVDKPKALSMMLHSCDIGHPCKEWSLHETWTKMLVEEFFQQGDREKEMDLPSSPLCDRNATLVPESQVGFINFIVMPSLEVLRDLLDVLLQPESEEEKSGENSTQQQQQQQQQQQQQQQQQQQQQHKSWIECLLKNCAANVECWKSQCGKPKSDDSEPRDSAASPAAERAKDRVNVGAKKPESGKVLNARPRLTGHQRSPVKPPVLKQSSNKSMKEHKAEK from the exons ATGGGTAATGCGGTGAAACAGCAGCCTACTGTCGTCAATAGCACGAGCGATTCGGCAAGTGAAgccaaaaaaacgagaactCCGCCCCCTCCGCCAGCCCCGGAAG TGCACTCGGGCGAAAAGGAAGAGCTAGCGACTCGTTTTGGCCTcgcgggcggcggcggccggcCTACGCGAACGGACGCCGAGAAcgatacgacgtcgtcaggaGTCGGATCGCTCAAtcccgaagaagaaatgagcggcgttgcgacgacggcgacaacggcgacggcgacgatagAGGACCCCGAAAAGCCGGAAGTTgtcgaagcggcgacgag ATTGAGATCGCTACTCGATCAGCTGGAGAAGGGCGAGAGTATCGATTCGAAAGATTTGAAGGCTTCGCTAACGTGCGCTGTCGCTGTGCTGGAAAATTCCGCGAAGCCAGAACAAAC TGTCGAAGAGCTGCCCGAAGTGACGCGCGAAGCGGTCCCGGATCAGGTTCGCGATTGGCTGGCTTCGACGTTTACGTCCAAGGCACAGGCGTCGgttcggcggcgaagcggcggcgcgatCAAGCACCTGCGCGGCGTCGTTCACGCCGTCCGATGGAACATAAAGATGGAcaa GGTCTATAAGCAAGTTGTTGGAGGAGTGTCGTATCCCATTGGAGTCAAAGATCATTTTCAA AATTTGGACGAGTGGACGTACGACGTGTTTGAATTGGATAAACTCACCGGGCGTCAGCCGCTTCGCTTTGTCGGCTTGGAGCTGTTCAAGCGACACGACTTGCTGACCAAATTCAAAGTCAATCAACCCACTCTCGACGCATTTCTTCAGCAAATCGAAGCCGGCTACAAGAAGCACGGCAATTCGTATCACAACGCCACGCACGCGGCGGACGTTCTTCAAGGAATTCATTCGCTCTTGTGGAAAACCGGCATAAAA CGATCTCTGTCCGAGTTGGAAATTTTCGCGTCGCTTGTCGCGGCTATTATTCACGATTTTGAGCACACgggaacgacgaattcgtttcaCGTGCAATGCCG ATCCGAAATGGCTCTCCTGTACAATGACAAGTCCGTCTTGGAGAATCATCACCTGTCGGCTGCCTTTCACCTTATGCAACGG AGCGATTTCAACATACTCTCCGGGTTGTCGGCCGAAGATTACAA GGAATTTCGGGCGTTAGTTATTGAAATGGTACTGGCTACAGACATGTCGGCGCACTTTCAGATGGTCAAGTCTATGAAAGCGCTTGTGACAGCACCAGACGTCACGCCGGACAG TGTGGACAAGCCCAAGGCGTTGTCGATGATGCTGCACTCGTGCGATATCGGTCATCCGTGCAAAGAATGGTCGTTGCACGAGACGTGGACTAAGATGCTCGTCGAGGAGTTTTTTCAGCAG GGTGACAGGGAAAAGGAAATGGATTTACCCTCTTCCCCTCTTTGCGATCGAAACGCGACTCTCGTACCAGAAAGTCAAGTGG gatttattaattttattgttATGCCGTCGTTGGAAGTGCTTCGAGAccttctcgacgttcttctGCAACCCGAAtcggaggaggagaagagcgGCGAAAACTCgacgcagcagcagcagcagcagcagcagcagcagcagcagcagcagcagcagcagcagcagcagcagcacaaATCTTGGATTGAGTGTCTCTTGAAAAATTGCGCAGCCAACGTCGAATGCTGGAAAAGTCAGTGTGGCAAACCGAAAAGCGACG ATTCTGAACCGCGTGATTCTGCAGCATCTCCTGCTGCTGAGCGGGCTAAAGACCGCGTCAACGTCGGAGCCAAAAAGCCCGAGTCGGGAAAGGTTCTAAATGCGCGACCTCGACTGACTGGGCATCAACGATCGCCGGTAAAACCGCCCGTACTTAAGCAATCTTCGAACAAAAGTATGAAAGAGCACAAAgctgagaaataa
- the LOC136190717 gene encoding dual specificity calcium/calmodulin-dependent 3',5'-cyclic nucleotide phosphodiesterase 1B-like isoform X2 yields the protein MNPIANVPGRRETVHSGEKEELATRFGLAGGGGRPTRTDAENDTTSSGVGSLNPEEEMSGVATTATTATATIEDPEKPEVVEAATRLRSLLDQLEKGESIDSKDLKASLTCAVAVLENSAKPEQTVEELPEVTREAVPDQVRDWLASTFTSKAQASVRRRSGGAIKHLRGVVHAVRWNIKMDKVYKQVVGGVSYPIGVKDHFQNLDEWTYDVFELDKLTGRQPLRFVGLELFKRHDLLTKFKVNQPTLDAFLQQIEAGYKKHGNSYHNATHAADVLQGIHSLLWKTGIKRSLSELEIFASLVAAIIHDFEHTGTTNSFHVQCRSEMALLYNDKSVLENHHLSAAFHLMQRSDFNILSGLSAEDYKEFRALVIEMVLATDMSAHFQMVKSMKALVTAPDVTPDSVDKPKALSMMLHSCDIGHPCKEWSLHETWTKMLVEEFFQQGDREKEMDLPSSPLCDRNATLVPESQVGFINFIVMPSLEVLRDLLDVLLQPESEEEKSGENSTQQQQQQQQQQQQQQQQQQQQQHKSWIECLLKNCAANVECWKSQCGKPKSDDSEPRDSAASPAAERAKDRVNVGAKKPESGKVLNARPRLTGHQRSPVKPPVLKQSSNKSMKEHKAEK from the exons ATGAACCCGATAGCGAACGTTCCCGGCCGACGGGAAACGG TGCACTCGGGCGAAAAGGAAGAGCTAGCGACTCGTTTTGGCCTcgcgggcggcggcggccggcCTACGCGAACGGACGCCGAGAAcgatacgacgtcgtcaggaGTCGGATCGCTCAAtcccgaagaagaaatgagcggcgttgcgacgacggcgacaacggcgacggcgacgatagAGGACCCCGAAAAGCCGGAAGTTgtcgaagcggcgacgag ATTGAGATCGCTACTCGATCAGCTGGAGAAGGGCGAGAGTATCGATTCGAAAGATTTGAAGGCTTCGCTAACGTGCGCTGTCGCTGTGCTGGAAAATTCCGCGAAGCCAGAACAAAC TGTCGAAGAGCTGCCCGAAGTGACGCGCGAAGCGGTCCCGGATCAGGTTCGCGATTGGCTGGCTTCGACGTTTACGTCCAAGGCACAGGCGTCGgttcggcggcgaagcggcggcgcgatCAAGCACCTGCGCGGCGTCGTTCACGCCGTCCGATGGAACATAAAGATGGAcaa GGTCTATAAGCAAGTTGTTGGAGGAGTGTCGTATCCCATTGGAGTCAAAGATCATTTTCAA AATTTGGACGAGTGGACGTACGACGTGTTTGAATTGGATAAACTCACCGGGCGTCAGCCGCTTCGCTTTGTCGGCTTGGAGCTGTTCAAGCGACACGACTTGCTGACCAAATTCAAAGTCAATCAACCCACTCTCGACGCATTTCTTCAGCAAATCGAAGCCGGCTACAAGAAGCACGGCAATTCGTATCACAACGCCACGCACGCGGCGGACGTTCTTCAAGGAATTCATTCGCTCTTGTGGAAAACCGGCATAAAA CGATCTCTGTCCGAGTTGGAAATTTTCGCGTCGCTTGTCGCGGCTATTATTCACGATTTTGAGCACACgggaacgacgaattcgtttcaCGTGCAATGCCG ATCCGAAATGGCTCTCCTGTACAATGACAAGTCCGTCTTGGAGAATCATCACCTGTCGGCTGCCTTTCACCTTATGCAACGG AGCGATTTCAACATACTCTCCGGGTTGTCGGCCGAAGATTACAA GGAATTTCGGGCGTTAGTTATTGAAATGGTACTGGCTACAGACATGTCGGCGCACTTTCAGATGGTCAAGTCTATGAAAGCGCTTGTGACAGCACCAGACGTCACGCCGGACAG TGTGGACAAGCCCAAGGCGTTGTCGATGATGCTGCACTCGTGCGATATCGGTCATCCGTGCAAAGAATGGTCGTTGCACGAGACGTGGACTAAGATGCTCGTCGAGGAGTTTTTTCAGCAG GGTGACAGGGAAAAGGAAATGGATTTACCCTCTTCCCCTCTTTGCGATCGAAACGCGACTCTCGTACCAGAAAGTCAAGTGG gatttattaattttattgttATGCCGTCGTTGGAAGTGCTTCGAGAccttctcgacgttcttctGCAACCCGAAtcggaggaggagaagagcgGCGAAAACTCgacgcagcagcagcagcagcagcagcagcagcagcagcagcagcagcagcagcagcagcagcagcagcacaaATCTTGGATTGAGTGTCTCTTGAAAAATTGCGCAGCCAACGTCGAATGCTGGAAAAGTCAGTGTGGCAAACCGAAAAGCGACG ATTCTGAACCGCGTGATTCTGCAGCATCTCCTGCTGCTGAGCGGGCTAAAGACCGCGTCAACGTCGGAGCCAAAAAGCCCGAGTCGGGAAAGGTTCTAAATGCGCGACCTCGACTGACTGGGCATCAACGATCGCCGGTAAAACCGCCCGTACTTAAGCAATCTTCGAACAAAAGTATGAAAGAGCACAAAgctgagaaataa